One Oscillospiraceae bacterium DNA window includes the following coding sequences:
- a CDS encoding site-specific integrase, producing MATISSREGKNGISYRIKVSCGYDIKGKQIVKSKTWKPDIGMTQKQTEKELNRIATEFETKVTKGEYSVADNTKFSDFCDQYLQITELAPTTKQFYESIIKTIIKPALGHMKIRDIRPIHSQQLIQQLSGIGVRSDGKGDRLSPATVRRYFTVYQSIMTKAYKLDLIEQNPASTKKLELPQIEEPEIQIFTREEAEHMLSCLSTEPLMFQILIHMAIVTGCRRGELVALKWNSIDFTTDNIYVKISNYKLTGKPISSKKPKTKKSIREIAIPPYLIGLLKQYRTEQTVWQMSLGDRWAGEGWIFIQDDGKPMNPQTPTKWFSEFLKRHDIPHRKFHALRHTSATLLLSSGTNIKNVASRLGHTQLSTTNRYVHALKDADENAAMIFEKLIVEPEQGNEKEKA from the coding sequence ATGGCGACAATATCGAGTAGAGAAGGGAAAAACGGTATTTCATACCGTATAAAAGTATCTTGCGGATATGATATAAAAGGAAAACAGATCGTTAAGTCAAAGACATGGAAGCCTGATATTGGAATGACGCAAAAGCAAACTGAAAAAGAATTAAATAGAATTGCTACGGAATTTGAAACAAAGGTAACCAAAGGTGAATATTCCGTTGCAGATAACACAAAATTCAGTGATTTTTGTGATCAGTATTTGCAAATTACTGAGCTTGCACCAACAACAAAACAATTTTATGAAAGTATCATCAAAACGATTATAAAACCGGCGCTCGGACATATGAAAATAAGGGATATCAGACCGATACATTCACAGCAGCTTATCCAACAGCTTTCCGGCATCGGGGTGCGAAGCGACGGAAAAGGCGACCGGCTTTCACCGGCAACTGTTCGCAGATATTTTACTGTATATCAATCTATAATGACAAAAGCGTATAAACTCGATCTTATAGAGCAAAACCCGGCAAGCACTAAAAAACTTGAACTGCCACAGATTGAGGAACCTGAAATTCAAATCTTTACACGAGAGGAAGCTGAGCATATGCTCTCATGTCTTTCCACAGAACCGCTCATGTTTCAAATACTCATACATATGGCGATAGTTACGGGCTGCCGGCGCGGTGAGCTTGTTGCGCTTAAATGGAACAGCATTGATTTCACAACAGATAATATATATGTAAAGATCAGTAATTACAAATTGACCGGAAAGCCGATCAGCTCAAAAAAGCCTAAAACGAAGAAAAGCATACGCGAGATCGCAATACCGCCGTACTTGATTGGCCTTCTCAAACAATATCGAACAGAACAGACTGTATGGCAAATGAGTCTTGGCGACCGGTGGGCTGGCGAAGGATGGATATTCATTCAGGATGACGGAAAGCCAATGAACCCGCAGACTCCGACCAAATGGTTTTCAGAGTTTCTTAAACGTCATGACATTCCTCATCGAAAGTTTCACGCGCTCAGACATACATCGGCGACGCTCCTTTTATCTTCCGGAACCAATATAAAAAACGTTGCGTCAAGGCTTGGCCATACGCAACTATCAACAACGAACCGTTATGTACATGCTCTCAAAGACGCAGACGAAAACGCTGCTATGATATTTGAAAAACTCATAGTTGAGCCGGAACAAGGGAATGAGAAGGAAAAAGCTTGA
- a CDS encoding DUF932 domain-containing protein codes for MENMMSHNIESLFYTREKPWHGLGIMVQEAPTSAEALHLAGLDWRVEGKPVFTAEGVEIPNYKANTRDSDNSVLGIVTDRYKVVQNTEAFEFTDAIVGGDVHYETAGSLSAGKRIWLLAKMPNITVAGDDMEPYLCFTNTHDGSGAVRVCMTPVRVVCNNTLNIALNTAKRAWSTKHIGDMQIKLQEAKMALELAGEYMYALDKYADQMANTTISDDKVRDILNELFPTKEDDSDRVKATTRKIKDEYMVCLFMPDLNKFRGTSWGALNAMCDMVDHNAPQRMTEKYQENNWARIIDGHYLVDAMASKLAII; via the coding sequence ATGGAGAATATGATGTCGCATAATATCGAATCGTTATTTTACACTCGTGAGAAGCCGTGGCACGGCCTCGGCATTATGGTGCAGGAAGCTCCTACAAGCGCAGAAGCACTTCATCTTGCCGGGCTTGACTGGCGAGTAGAAGGGAAGCCTGTATTTACTGCAGAGGGCGTTGAGATACCGAACTACAAGGCAAACACGCGTGACTCCGATAACTCTGTTCTTGGCATTGTAACTGATAGATATAAGGTTGTTCAAAACACCGAAGCATTTGAATTTACAGATGCAATCGTCGGCGGTGATGTTCACTATGAGACCGCAGGAAGCCTATCAGCAGGGAAGCGGATATGGCTGCTTGCAAAGATGCCGAATATAACGGTCGCAGGTGATGATATGGAACCATATCTTTGTTTTACAAATACTCACGACGGCAGCGGTGCTGTCCGTGTCTGTATGACCCCGGTCCGTGTAGTTTGTAATAACACACTTAACATAGCGCTTAACACGGCAAAAAGAGCTTGGTCAACAAAGCATATAGGCGATATGCAAATAAAACTCCAGGAAGCGAAAATGGCGCTTGAACTTGCCGGTGAATATATGTACGCGCTCGATAAATACGCTGATCAAATGGCCAATACAACAATCTCTGATGATAAAGTCCGTGACATTCTCAATGAGCTTTTTCCCACGAAGGAAGATGATAGCGACCGCGTGAAAGCAACCACGAGAAAAATTAAGGATGAATATATGGTCTGCTTATTTATGCCGGATTTAAATAAATTTCGCGGAACTTCATGGGGCGCACTTAACGCTATGTGCGATATGGTAGATCATAACGCGCCGCAACGAATGACAGAAAAGTATCAGGAAAACAACTGGGCACGAATAATTGACGGCCATTATCTTGTAGATGCTATGGCTTCAAAACTTGCAATTATTTAA
- the ruvC gene encoding crossover junction endodeoxyribonuclease RuvC: protein MIILGIDPGIATVGFGVIDYCNTKFRFYDCGIVETAAGERVESRLNQVYDGICELIEQYHPNAVAVEELFFNSNQKTAVNVAQARGVILLASEKHGVPLFEYTPLQVKTAVVGYGRAEKHQVMEMTKLILSLPEIPKPDDAADALAIAICHAHCGMSKLSEYESINTARRTGGK, encoded by the coding sequence ATGATAATTTTAGGAATCGATCCCGGCATTGCGACTGTCGGCTTCGGAGTAATAGATTACTGCAATACGAAATTCCGCTTTTATGATTGCGGCATAGTCGAAACGGCTGCCGGAGAGCGTGTCGAAAGCAGGCTGAACCAGGTATATGACGGCATATGCGAGCTCATTGAGCAATATCATCCCAATGCTGTTGCCGTCGAAGAGCTTTTCTTTAATTCGAACCAAAAAACGGCTGTAAATGTGGCTCAGGCGCGCGGCGTCATACTGCTTGCTTCAGAAAAGCATGGTGTGCCGCTTTTCGAATATACCCCGCTTCAGGTAAAAACAGCGGTGGTTGGATATGGCAGAGCGGAAAAGCATCAGGTCATGGAGATGACAAAGCTTATCCTTTCATTACCGGAAATACCCAAGCCGGATGACGCGGCTGACGCTCTTGCGATAGCGATATGTCACGCGCATTGCGGAATGAGTAAGCTGAGCGAATATGAATCGATAAATACGGCCAGGAGAACGGGCGGAAAATAA
- a CDS encoding energy-coupling factor transporter ATPase, with translation MATIRLENVSYVYGENTPFEKKALDNINLQFTPGIITGLMGHTGSGKSTLAQLLNGLLRPSAGRVLIDGEDIWSDPKKISKIRFRVGLVFQYPEYQLFEETVEKDIAFGPHNMKKSEAEITGLVKKAALFTGITSEMLGKSPFELSGGQKRRVAIAGVLAMDPEVIVLDEPAAGLDPVGREDILGGIRHYCDENKKTVILISHSMEDMARYADELVVMNKGSIMLNGSVAEVFKNSDKIEASGLSLPQIAKLMNVLNQSGLPVSSGIYTVADAYKAIRTALTAPEARFKDKIQ, from the coding sequence GTGGCAACAATAAGGCTTGAAAATGTATCGTATGTTTACGGAGAAAATACGCCTTTCGAAAAGAAAGCGCTTGATAATATAAACCTGCAGTTCACACCCGGTATAATAACCGGGCTGATGGGTCATACCGGAAGCGGAAAATCTACGCTTGCCCAGCTTTTAAACGGACTGCTGAGGCCTTCAGCAGGACGTGTGCTGATAGACGGAGAGGATATATGGTCAGATCCGAAGAAGATCTCAAAAATTCGTTTCCGCGTAGGGCTTGTTTTCCAATACCCCGAATATCAGCTTTTTGAGGAGACTGTTGAAAAAGATATTGCTTTCGGACCTCATAATATGAAAAAAAGCGAAGCCGAAATTACCGGTTTGGTAAAAAAAGCAGCTTTATTTACTGGCATTACGTCAGAAATGCTTGGAAAAAGCCCGTTTGAACTTTCGGGAGGACAAAAACGCCGTGTTGCTATCGCAGGAGTTCTGGCGATGGATCCGGAAGTCATTGTTCTTGACGAGCCTGCCGCGGGGCTTGATCCTGTTGGAAGAGAAGATATTCTCGGGGGCATCAGGCATTATTGCGATGAAAATAAAAAGACGGTCATTCTGATTTCTCACAGCATGGAGGATATGGCGCGCTATGCCGATGAGCTGGTTGTAATGAACAAAGGCAGCATTATGCTTAACGGTTCTGTAGCCGAGGTTTTTAAAAATTCTGATAAAATAGAAGCTTCCGGGCTGTCGCTGCCTCAGATAGCAAAGCTCATGAACGTATTGAATCAGTCCGGGCTGCCGGTCAGCTCCGGAATATATACCGTTGCCGATGCGTATAAAGCAATACGGACTGCGCTCACCGCTCCTGAAGCGCGTTTTAAGGATAAAATTCAATGA
- a CDS encoding DNA-binding protein: protein MPLPKMRGPAEAIHELHNIDPSSGLTLHALRQLVNTGEVPCIRCGHKILINMDNLYNYLYGDNTKQEEEIGKRNITPIAIKQA from the coding sequence ATGCCGTTACCTAAAATGCGCGGGCCTGCTGAAGCCATTCATGAGCTTCATAATATTGATCCTAGTTCTGGTTTGACATTACATGCACTTAGACAGTTGGTAAATACCGGTGAGGTGCCATGTATTCGCTGCGGCCACAAAATCCTTATTAACATGGATAATCTCTATAACTATTTATATGGAGATAATACCAAACAGGAAGAAGAAATCGGCAAACGCAATATTACTCCGATAGCTATAAAACAAGCATAA
- a CDS encoding class I SAM-dependent methyltransferase: MKSAKKDYKELNVSDKWRDYELIDVSDGERLERWGDAILVRPDPQVIWSGIRNSPKWESYNGRYIRSDTGGGHWDDHGMKEKWTIAYGALKLMVKPMGFKHTGIFPEQAYNWDRCSGLISASGRHVSVLNLFAYTGCATMACAAAGADVCHVDASKGMVAQAKENAALCNLSGAPIRYIVDDCIKFCEREIRRGHKYDAIIMDPPSYGRGPGGELWKLEESIFPFIQLAASLLSDNPLFFLLNSYTTGLSAGTMAYMISTALKAFPGQTEAYELGLHVSRSGLSLPCGSSALRVLNP; this comes from the coding sequence ATGAAATCAGCTAAAAAGGATTATAAAGAATTGAATGTATCAGATAAATGGCGCGATTATGAATTAATAGATGTGTCCGACGGCGAGCGGCTTGAAAGATGGGGCGATGCTATTCTTGTCCGTCCGGATCCTCAGGTAATTTGGAGCGGGATAAGGAACAGCCCAAAGTGGGAAAGCTATAACGGAAGGTATATACGTTCCGATACCGGCGGCGGTCATTGGGATGATCACGGGATGAAAGAGAAATGGACAATAGCTTACGGAGCTTTAAAATTAATGGTAAAGCCCATGGGCTTCAAGCATACCGGGATCTTTCCTGAGCAGGCATACAACTGGGACAGATGCTCCGGGCTTATATCCGCGTCAGGACGTCATGTGAGCGTATTGAATCTTTTCGCTTATACAGGCTGCGCGACAATGGCGTGCGCCGCCGCGGGCGCAGATGTATGCCATGTCGACGCATCGAAGGGAATGGTTGCGCAGGCAAAGGAAAACGCCGCTTTATGCAATCTTTCCGGCGCTCCGATCAGGTATATTGTTGACGACTGCATTAAATTTTGCGAACGAGAGATAAGACGCGGACACAAATATGACGCGATAATAATGGATCCTCCGTCGTACGGACGCGGACCGGGAGGAGAGCTTTGGAAGCTCGAGGAAAGCATATTTCCGTTTATACAGCTCGCCGCGTCGCTTTTATCTGACAATCCGCTTTTCTTTTTATTAAATTCGTATACTACGGGGCTTTCGGCGGGAACAATGGCGTATATGATATCTACTGCGCTGAAAGCTTTCCCGGGACAGACAGAGGCATACGAGCTTGGTCTTCACGTGTCTCGGAGCGGTCTCAGTTTGCCGTGCGGATCAAGTGCGTTACGCGTGCTAAACCCTTAA
- a CDS encoding phosphoadenosine phosphosulfate reductase family protein codes for MYSYEWDSVTGGYLLTTHTGRYVANEIRPVFVEELNITGLSSYFDYEPSEKRPLLWARKNTYLVDGKKVAQLNNTQYGKEPDIEVSFSNKLKLHPVDIELMVEKNSEIMSLVVADAKRRMKELFDKDIGRCDIAYIAFSGGKDSVVLLDLCSSVLPLSVPVIFSDTDMELPDTYQMWEEVQKRYSEREFIKADADTTALENWRRFGPPSRTIRWCCSVNKSTPALMVLKQKLKKPAIKVMAFVGVRGDESISRSFYEDSSDGVKNASQLNRMPILEWGSHELWLYTFANNLPINKAYRYGLPRVGCIMCPESSDKYEWYIEKVYPNLIGPYIDIIIKSSAKEFRNKGDKTDFIGSSGWQARKSGVVLRKTISSPTERSDGLISSFQSTYFTKTLFFEWIKTLGNVVVERDSGQTALELPKKPGDGIPFVYSETVNGGARVTFHFRSRDEQLAMLSLIRAMLRKVSACINCHACEAECNTGAISSEDGHIKIDGVKCVKCHKCYHIDVSCWRYKSMYKSDSESGKMSGINRYNNFGLRERDRYLWISALVEKRDEFFPWNSEHPLGKKMVESASAWFQQARLVEPKSKKSTVLVDLFEKHGGSCAIGWEFIWIALVNNAILLKWFVSATNIDISYTTDDLANKLAETYPNLGKSIDGGLAALKDMLTKSPLGGDNAVTYIDYKGKNVNAITRKSKNVDSLTILYSLYLIAEMTGRSGFSIREMFDADVNSSYVSPLVAFGIPIETFKRQCNGLYTKYPDYISTTFAHGNDGFSVFPDKHSADDIISLALEG; via the coding sequence GTGTATTCCTATGAATGGGATTCCGTGACAGGTGGATATTTACTAACAACGCATACTGGTAGATATGTGGCAAATGAAATTCGGCCTGTGTTTGTTGAGGAACTCAACATCACAGGGTTAAGCTCTTATTTTGATTATGAGCCGAGCGAAAAGCGCCCTCTCCTTTGGGCAAGAAAAAACACATACCTTGTTGACGGCAAAAAAGTCGCACAGCTGAACAATACGCAATACGGCAAGGAACCTGACATTGAAGTTTCCTTTTCGAATAAACTCAAGTTACACCCTGTTGATATAGAATTAATGGTAGAAAAGAACTCTGAAATCATGAGTCTCGTTGTTGCAGACGCAAAGCGCAGGATGAAGGAGCTTTTCGATAAAGATATAGGCCGCTGTGACATTGCTTATATTGCCTTCTCCGGAGGAAAAGACTCTGTCGTTCTTCTTGATTTGTGCAGTAGCGTACTTCCGCTTTCTGTGCCGGTAATTTTCAGCGATACAGATATGGAGTTACCTGACACATATCAAATGTGGGAAGAAGTGCAAAAACGGTATTCTGAGCGAGAGTTTATTAAGGCAGATGCCGACACCACTGCACTGGAAAACTGGAGGAGGTTTGGACCGCCGTCTCGAACTATACGGTGGTGTTGCTCCGTGAATAAAAGCACTCCAGCTCTTATGGTACTTAAGCAGAAGCTCAAGAAACCAGCGATCAAAGTGATGGCTTTTGTGGGCGTTCGCGGAGATGAAAGCATCAGCCGGTCATTTTATGAGGACAGTAGCGATGGGGTAAAAAACGCCTCACAGCTCAATCGTATGCCAATATTGGAATGGGGTTCTCATGAGCTGTGGCTATATACTTTCGCGAACAACCTACCAATAAACAAAGCCTATCGTTATGGCCTGCCCAGAGTGGGCTGCATTATGTGCCCTGAATCATCAGACAAATATGAATGGTACATAGAGAAAGTATACCCGAATCTAATAGGTCCTTACATCGACATTATCATTAAGTCAAGTGCAAAAGAGTTTAGAAACAAGGGCGACAAAACTGACTTTATTGGTAGCTCCGGCTGGCAGGCGCGGAAAAGTGGTGTTGTACTACGGAAAACTATTAGTAGCCCTACGGAACGAAGTGATGGGTTAATTTCAAGTTTTCAAAGCACATATTTTACGAAAACACTGTTTTTTGAATGGATAAAAACATTGGGCAATGTAGTTGTTGAACGTGATTCCGGACAAACTGCGCTGGAGTTGCCTAAGAAGCCGGGTGACGGAATACCATTTGTTTATTCGGAAACTGTCAATGGTGGGGCACGCGTAACGTTTCACTTTAGAAGTAGAGATGAGCAATTGGCAATGCTATCGCTGATTAGAGCTATGCTCCGTAAAGTTAGCGCTTGCATTAACTGCCATGCTTGTGAAGCAGAATGCAATACAGGTGCGATTTCTTCGGAAGACGGTCATATAAAGATTGATGGAGTAAAATGTGTTAAGTGCCATAAATGCTATCATATTGATGTTTCGTGTTGGAGGTACAAATCAATGTATAAATCAGATAGCGAATCCGGAAAAATGAGCGGGATCAATCGATATAACAACTTTGGTCTGCGGGAAAGAGACCGTTATTTATGGATTTCCGCCTTGGTTGAAAAGCGTGATGAATTTTTCCCTTGGAATAGTGAGCATCCACTCGGAAAAAAGATGGTAGAATCAGCGAGTGCTTGGTTCCAGCAAGCGAGACTGGTTGAACCTAAAAGTAAAAAGTCAACAGTACTGGTTGATCTTTTTGAAAAACATGGTGGTAGCTGTGCCATCGGATGGGAGTTCATCTGGATAGCCCTTGTAAATAATGCAATTTTGTTGAAATGGTTTGTCTCTGCTACAAACATTGATATTTCATATACGACCGATGACCTTGCAAACAAGCTGGCAGAGACGTATCCCAATCTTGGTAAATCGATTGACGGTGGACTTGCAGCATTAAAAGATATGCTCACGAAATCTCCGCTCGGCGGAGATAATGCAGTAACATATATTGATTATAAGGGAAAAAATGTAAATGCCATCACTCGCAAATCAAAGAATGTGGATTCGTTAACCATTCTTTACAGTCTCTACTTAATCGCAGAGATGACCGGACGCAGCGGATTTTCAATCCGAGAGATGTTTGATGCGGATGTAAATTCTTCCTACGTTTCACCTCTTGTGGCCTTTGGTATTCCGATTGAAACTTTTAAGCGACAGTGCAATGGGCTTTATACCAAATATCCTGACTACATTTCCACGACCTTTGCACACGGGAACGATGGATTTAGCGTGTTTCCAGACAAGCACAGTGCGGACGACATCATTTCATTAGCTTTGGAGGGATAA
- a CDS encoding energy-coupling factor transporter ATPase, which produces MNKMDYIIKAENVFFEYPTESGEPRNAAVNDVTLSIEKGSFVVILGHNGSGKSTLAKLFNGILIPTSGKVTVNGHDTADEEKLFDIRKDVGMVFQNPDNQLVATVVEEDVAFAPENLGLPPEEIRRRVDEALKTVGMSEYAQNAPHKLSGGQKQRVAIAGILAMMPQCIIFDESTAMLDPYGRKEITDTIKKLNASGLTVILITHYMDEATSADRVIVMNDGKIEKDDTPKNVFSDPRGLSRIGLDVPQVTELMDLLATNREISKLYDIPKGVIDVKEASEVIEGMFNKRK; this is translated from the coding sequence ATGAATAAAATGGATTATATTATAAAAGCAGAGAACGTATTTTTCGAATATCCCACTGAGAGCGGCGAACCGCGAAACGCCGCGGTGAATGATGTGACACTGTCGATTGAAAAAGGCAGCTTTGTCGTCATCCTCGGTCATAACGGCAGCGGAAAATCTACGCTTGCGAAGCTGTTCAACGGAATATTGATTCCCACCTCGGGAAAGGTGACGGTAAACGGTCATGACACCGCAGATGAGGAAAAGCTGTTCGATATCAGAAAAGATGTCGGAATGGTTTTTCAGAATCCCGATAATCAGCTTGTCGCAACGGTTGTCGAGGAGGATGTCGCATTCGCTCCGGAAAACCTCGGGCTGCCTCCCGAGGAAATAAGACGCCGCGTTGACGAAGCGTTGAAAACAGTAGGGATGAGCGAATATGCGCAGAACGCTCCTCACAAGCTGTCCGGAGGACAAAAACAGCGTGTTGCGATCGCGGGAATTCTAGCGATGATGCCGCAGTGTATTATTTTTGACGAATCTACGGCAATGCTCGACCCATATGGCAGAAAAGAAATTACAGACACGATAAAAAAGCTTAACGCAAGCGGACTTACCGTGATTTTAATCACACACTATATGGATGAGGCTACATCAGCAGACAGAGTGATAGTGATGAATGACGGGAAAATCGAAAAGGATGACACGCCCAAAAATGTCTTTTCAGATCCGAGGGGGCTGTCGCGTATAGGACTCGATGTTCCTCAGGTCACAGAGCTGATGGATCTGCTCGCGACCAACAGGGAGATATCAAAGCTTTACGATATCCCGAAGGGCGTTATTGATGTAAAAGAAGCCTCCGAAGTAATAGAGGGAATGTTTAATAAACGGAAATAG
- the ruvB gene encoding Holliday junction branch migration DNA helicase RuvB → MPIKKSFETKSFETDSSGETDYENRIVDAELNNADAEDSESEITLRPKTLDEYVGQTKSKENLRVFIEAAKMRGEPLDHILLYGPPGLGKTTLSNIIASEMGVNIRITSGPAIEKQGDLAALLSNLSSRDVLFIDEIHRLNRAVEEILYPAMEDYALDIIIGTGPSARSIRIPLEHFTLIGATTRAGQLSAPLRDRFGVLMRLELYTPEELIQIVTRSAGILEIPITPEGAAEIAKRSRGTPRIANRLLKRVRDFAQVIGDGRITQGIADMALGKLEIDELGLDNLDRRMLTMIIKSFDGGPVGLDTLSATVGEETVTIEDVYEPYLMQIGFLNRTPRGRCVTRLAYEHLGLKVPRIKSSGQMSLSDGDIKDTENS, encoded by the coding sequence ATGCCGATAAAAAAGTCGTTCGAAACGAAATCGTTCGAAACGGATTCTTCAGGGGAAACCGATTATGAAAACAGAATAGTCGACGCCGAACTCAACAATGCCGACGCAGAGGATTCAGAAAGCGAAATAACCTTAAGACCGAAAACACTCGACGAATATGTGGGACAGACAAAGTCAAAGGAAAATCTGCGTGTATTCATCGAAGCCGCAAAAATGCGCGGCGAACCGTTGGATCACATCCTGCTTTACGGTCCTCCCGGTCTCGGAAAAACGACACTGTCTAATATTATTGCCTCAGAAATGGGAGTAAACATAAGGATCACTTCCGGGCCCGCTATAGAGAAGCAGGGCGATCTTGCCGCATTGCTGTCCAATCTCTCGTCACGTGATGTGCTGTTTATCGATGAGATTCACAGACTTAACCGCGCCGTAGAGGAGATTTTATATCCCGCTATGGAGGATTATGCGCTTGACATAATAATAGGCACAGGACCTTCCGCGCGAAGCATACGCATACCGCTTGAACATTTTACGCTCATCGGCGCCACTACCCGCGCCGGACAGCTTTCCGCTCCTTTGCGTGACAGATTCGGTGTTTTGATGCGGCTTGAGCTATATACCCCTGAAGAGCTGATACAGATAGTTACCCGCAGCGCCGGAATATTAGAAATACCGATAACTCCAGAGGGCGCCGCTGAAATTGCGAAGCGTTCGAGAGGCACGCCGAGAATTGCCAACCGTCTGTTAAAACGTGTACGCGACTTCGCGCAGGTAATAGGAGACGGAAGGATCACGCAGGGAATTGCGGATATGGCTCTCGGGAAGCTCGAAATCGACGAGCTTGGTCTTGACAACCTCGACAGAAGAATGCTTACAATGATAATCAAGAGCTTCGACGGCGGTCCTGTCGGACTCGACACATTGTCCGCGACAGTCGGAGAAGAAACCGTAACGATTGAAGACGTATACGAGCCGTATCTTATGCAGATCGGATTTTTAAACCGCACGCCGCGCGGAAGATGCGTGACCAGGCTTGCGTATGAACATCTCGGGTTGAAAGTACCGCGCATTAAAAGCTCAGGGCAGATGTCACTGTCAGATGGTGATATTAAAGACACGGAAAACAGTTAA
- a CDS encoding energy-coupling factor transporter transmembrane component T — MLNDITLGQFFPGDSVLHKIDPRMKIILMLLFITSVFFANNYYSFALLVAGALIIAAVSQLSVMMLLKGLKPIIFIAVFTAVINIFWTKGENLIFEFWIIRIYDDGLKMALFMVLRIITLILGTGVLLTYTTSPMALTDAIERLLSPLKKLHVPVHEFAMMMTIALRFIPTLIEETEKITNAQKARGADFESGKLIDRAKAMIPILIPLFVSAFRRADELAVAMECRLYHGGEGRTRMKVLKLSGRDFTALAMMITFSAGLLILNKL, encoded by the coding sequence ATGCTTAATGATATAACACTCGGTCAATTTTTCCCCGGCGATTCTGTACTGCATAAAATTGATCCGCGAATGAAGATAATACTGATGCTATTGTTCATAACCTCTGTTTTTTTCGCAAATAATTACTATTCATTTGCATTGCTTGTTGCGGGCGCGTTGATTATAGCCGCCGTTTCGCAGCTGTCGGTAATGATGCTGTTAAAAGGGTTGAAGCCGATAATTTTCATTGCCGTATTTACTGCCGTCATAAACATATTCTGGACAAAGGGTGAAAACCTAATTTTTGAATTCTGGATTATTCGAATCTATGATGATGGCCTTAAAATGGCTCTTTTCATGGTCCTTCGCATTATAACCCTTATATTGGGGACGGGAGTTTTGCTTACTTATACGACGAGTCCTATGGCGCTAACCGACGCCATAGAAAGGCTGTTGTCTCCGCTGAAAAAGCTGCATGTTCCGGTGCATGAATTTGCTATGATGATGACTATTGCCCTTAGATTTATACCGACGTTGATTGAGGAGACTGAAAAAATAACGAATGCTCAAAAAGCTCGCGGAGCTGATTTTGAATCCGGCAAGCTGATTGATCGCGCAAAGGCAATGATACCGATTTTGATACCGCTTTTTGTGTCGGCATTCAGACGCGCCGACGAGCTGGCAGTCGCAATGGAATGCAGGCTTTATCACGGCGGAGAGGGAAGGACACGCATGAAGGTGTTAAAATTATCAGGACGTGATTTTACCGCTCTGGCAATGATGATCACTTTTTCCGCCGGATTATTAATTCTGAATAAGCTATAA
- the ruvA gene encoding Holliday junction branch migration protein RuvA: MYYYISGKKALVGGGFAVIDCGGVGYRLFISDRTAGRLNADTSGDAKLFTYLNVKEDALELYGFYSEEEQRSFRLLISVSGVGPKAALAILSVMTPERLALCVLSEDAKGISEAQGVGLKTAQKIILEIKDKISKDKTYKQITACDFAPTMSIPDSGAAAEAADALVVLGYSRTQALNAISKTDCAGRSVEEIIKYALKLIAQ, translated from the coding sequence ATGTATTATTATATTTCGGGGAAAAAAGCTTTGGTGGGTGGAGGTTTCGCCGTCATTGACTGCGGAGGCGTCGGATACAGACTTTTTATCAGCGACCGGACAGCCGGCCGGCTCAATGCCGACACAAGCGGCGATGCAAAGCTTTTCACTTATCTCAATGTTAAAGAAGATGCGCTCGAGCTGTACGGCTTTTACTCCGAGGAAGAACAGCGGAGCTTTCGCCTTTTAATATCTGTTTCCGGCGTGGGACCGAAGGCGGCGCTTGCGATTTTATCCGTTATGACTCCCGAGAGGCTGGCGCTTTGCGTGCTTTCCGAAGACGCGAAAGGTATATCCGAAGCGCAGGGAGTCGGGCTTAAAACAGCGCAAAAAATAATACTTGAAATTAAAGATAAAATATCAAAGGACAAGACATATAAACAGATCACCGCGTGTGATTTTGCTCCGACAATGTCGATTCCGGACAGCGGAGCGGCGGCTGAAGCTGCCGACGCCCTTGTGGTTCTCGGTTATTCGCGGACACAGGCGCTTAATGCCATATCAAAAACAGACTGCGCCGGAAGATCCGTCGAAGAAATAATAAAATATGCGCTGAAGCTTATTGCACAGTGA